ATTACACTTTAATTTCAACTTCAACTCCAGCAGGTAATTCTAATTTCATTAGAGAATCAATTGTTTTTGGAGTAGAATTTAAGATATCAATCAATCTTTTGTGAGACCTCTGTTCAAACTGTTCACGAGATTTTTTATCAACATGAGGCGATCTGTTTACTGTATAAATC
Above is a window of Chlorobiota bacterium DNA encoding:
- the rpsJ gene encoding 30S ribosomal protein S10 yields the protein MSTQTIRIKLKSYDHNLIDKSAEKIIKTVKQTGAVVSGPIPLPTKKAIYTVNRSPHVDKKSREQFEQRSHKRLIDILNSTPKTIDSLMKLELPAGVEVEIKV